In Leptolyngbya sp. 'hensonii', the following are encoded in one genomic region:
- a CDS encoding Uma2 family endonuclease, protein MTVAKSASLTLEEFLKLPETKPASEYVEGEIIQKPMPKTRHSRLQGKLIETINRVVEVGQIAYAFPELRCTFGGQSIIPDIAVLRWSRLVFDAQGEPIEDMQMAPDWTIEILSPNQRSNRVTRNILHCLNHGCQMGWLIDPDDYSVLVFQPQQQPKFCHRSDVLTVLEGIDLNLTGEQVFAWLKMGPP, encoded by the coding sequence ATGACAGTGGCAAAATCTGCATCTCTGACGCTGGAAGAGTTTCTCAAGCTCCCTGAAACCAAACCGGCCAGCGAATATGTCGAGGGTGAGATCATCCAGAAGCCCATGCCCAAAACTCGCCACTCCCGACTGCAAGGAAAGCTGATTGAGACCATTAATCGAGTTGTGGAAGTTGGTCAAATTGCCTATGCGTTTCCGGAGTTGCGCTGTACTTTTGGGGGGCAGTCCATTATTCCGGATATCGCAGTTCTGCGCTGGTCCCGGCTGGTGTTTGATGCTCAGGGGGAACCGATCGAGGATATGCAGATGGCACCGGACTGGACGATCGAAATCCTCTCCCCGAATCAGCGCAGCAATCGAGTCACCCGTAACATCCTGCATTGCCTGAATCACGGTTGTCAGATGGGTTGGTTGATTGACCCAGACGACTACTCTGTGCTGGTGTTTCAGCCCCAGCAGCAACCGAAATTTTGCCACCGCAGCGATGTCCTCACGGTTCTGGAGGGAATTGATCTGAACCTGACCGGAGAGCAGGTTTTTGCTTGGCTCAAGATGGGACCACCGTGA
- a CDS encoding tetratricopeptide repeat protein, protein MTAVPSPQPPTPKRRSFPWWAYILLFLGGCTGFGMLLNAQEEQQYDKALKAYQAGDCETALKEFNQLLKGKSAGNKSDRVTSARAKKAECDALGLGEVQQKAGKPDQAIVRYTNFAASYPSSPLRGKVQQSMTELFQKGDLKKLAQPGVCNKLKVLIDQKLVPDPQKNGPPFYQACGQQLEAKKQYTDAVKIYEMFLAQYPKHALEPQIKAALARSLVAEARAAGAGNIPAPGVSGYSGSGATTVVIQNETPNKLRIVFSGPQPRFEELAPCPNCVKFKGRGPSGCPNKGPVGTYTLKPGNYDVVVKTEGGNALPFTGKWALGDGSEYNSCFFIVQRSSS, encoded by the coding sequence ATGACTGCGGTACCTTCTCCCCAGCCCCCTACGCCTAAGCGTCGTTCCTTTCCCTGGTGGGCCTACATCTTACTCTTTTTGGGCGGATGTACGGGCTTCGGCATGCTTCTAAATGCTCAGGAGGAACAACAGTATGACAAGGCCCTCAAAGCCTACCAAGCTGGAGATTGTGAAACAGCACTGAAGGAATTCAATCAGCTCCTGAAAGGCAAATCAGCCGGGAATAAGTCCGATCGGGTCACCAGTGCACGGGCCAAGAAAGCTGAGTGTGATGCCCTGGGCCTGGGCGAAGTTCAACAAAAAGCGGGTAAGCCCGATCAGGCGATCGTCCGTTACACTAACTTCGCAGCCAGCTACCCCAGCAGTCCCTTGCGGGGAAAGGTTCAACAGAGCATGACTGAACTGTTCCAGAAAGGGGATCTGAAAAAACTGGCCCAACCAGGAGTATGCAACAAACTGAAGGTGCTCATCGATCAGAAACTCGTTCCTGACCCCCAGAAAAACGGACCTCCTTTTTATCAAGCCTGCGGCCAGCAATTGGAGGCCAAAAAGCAGTACACCGATGCCGTCAAGATTTACGAGATGTTTCTGGCCCAATATCCCAAGCATGCGCTGGAACCTCAGATTAAGGCAGCCCTGGCCCGATCGCTGGTGGCAGAAGCCAGGGCTGCAGGGGCGGGAAATATTCCAGCACCGGGAGTCAGCGGTTACTCGGGTTCTGGTGCCACCACAGTCGTGATCCAGAATGAGACTCCCAACAAGTTGCGTATCGTTTTCAGCGGTCCCCAGCCAAGATTTGAGGAATTGGCCCCCTGCCCCAATTGTGTCAAGTTTAAGGGCCGGGGTCCAAGCGGTTGTCCCAATAAAGGACCCGTGGGGACCTATACCCTCAAGCCGGGGAACTACGATGTGGTGGTGAAAACCGAGGGTGGCAATGCCCTTCCCTTTACGGGGAAATGGGCTTTGGGAGACGGCAGCGAGTACAACAGTTGTTTCTTTATTGTGCAGCGATCGAGCTCGTAG
- a CDS encoding DUF2127 domain-containing protein, which translates to MARLFQRHPKGLLILIAYKGGTALFLSIVSIALNFAWIRHAALSQYTLTSHRFIVTWVLEHLTEIPNHTLQYGAIAALLYSAISAIEAIGLWYEWDWARWLLLLGVGLSLPFELLEVVRKVSGLRVLLLVANSLAFWYVLRRFPKHSEKE; encoded by the coding sequence TTGGCTCGCTTGTTTCAGCGTCATCCGAAGGGTTTACTGATTCTGATTGCCTACAAAGGGGGAACAGCCCTGTTCCTCTCGATCGTGTCGATCGCCCTTAACTTTGCCTGGATTCGCCATGCGGCTCTGTCGCAATACACCCTGACCAGCCATCGGTTCATCGTCACCTGGGTGCTGGAGCATCTGACGGAAATTCCCAACCACACCCTGCAGTACGGAGCGATCGCGGCTCTGTTGTACAGCGCTATTTCCGCGATCGAGGCGATCGGCCTCTGGTATGAGTGGGATTGGGCCCGCTGGCTGTTACTGCTGGGGGTGGGATTAAGCCTGCCCTTTGAGCTACTGGAAGTGGTGCGAAAGGTATCTGGGTTGAGGGTGCTGTTACTGGTGGCCAACAGTCTGGCCTTCTGGTACGTGCTGCGGCGGTTTCCCAAGCACAGCGAAAAGGAGTAG
- a CDS encoding DUF3857 domain-containing protein: MATSLLTLLLPSITLRSASAADLLQIAPPQTLIAQLTLPLDPRFTIVPNDPRKRPLEDVRYEDYQSHYTLNPDYTYTQIISTRTTLLTPSSLEDWQQESRSYYPDTQDLELVEAYVIQPDGRRIVVTPDNIFTRSGQTSEEAPGFDNSLTTTVVFPKLQVGSQTYVKWKFTQKKPSVVGFHDIDMPDFSYNSRQEVITVTMPANLKLRWAKQGDYVVTDEIKGKQRVLKAVLKNYRGRQPEPGMTSPIDVSPFFLVTNLDRWEDLGAIYWRQSHDKVQVTPEIKVLADRIVGSKTGIEAARAIYNWVTQNIQYTAVYLDEDAGWVPHPVSEILKNGYGDCKDHVALMQALLQAKGMEAVPVLIDLGNQYSIPPLPISQFNHAIIYLPQFQLFADPTDRYAAFGELSQPLRSKFVVLATEKGATAFTPASQPQQNRYLFNGIVTLNPDGTILGQAQIQVVGQESSDTRELLTSDTPEQLADDILAATPEGGYGSLQASDLNNLNQPIQIRANWTSPLAIELGPQIYFPVPEGLNISLPQGFRNYISYSDRLYSLMVGAATMEWNYRIRLPQGYQVGRLPTEVNFQNGAGTYQSRYQWDGEAIVVQRQLILNKDVYPAQEYPEFKALIYKPINDFRSVIVLDRR, encoded by the coding sequence TTGGCAACCTCGCTACTGACCCTGCTGCTACCCAGTATCACGCTTCGATCGGCCAGTGCTGCAGATTTGCTGCAGATTGCTCCTCCTCAGACCCTGATCGCACAGCTCACCCTCCCCCTCGACCCCAGGTTCACGATCGTCCCCAACGATCCGCGTAAACGGCCCCTGGAAGACGTGCGCTATGAGGACTACCAGAGCCATTACACCCTCAATCCTGACTATACCTACACCCAGATCATCAGCACCCGCACCACCTTACTCACACCCAGCAGTCTGGAAGACTGGCAGCAGGAGAGCCGCTCCTACTATCCGGATACTCAAGATCTGGAACTGGTGGAAGCCTATGTCATCCAGCCAGATGGCAGGCGCATTGTCGTCACCCCAGACAATATTTTCACTCGCTCCGGTCAGACTTCCGAGGAGGCACCTGGGTTTGACAACAGCCTGACCACCACGGTGGTCTTTCCCAAATTACAGGTTGGTAGTCAGACCTATGTGAAATGGAAGTTTACCCAGAAAAAACCCTCGGTGGTCGGCTTCCACGACATTGATATGCCTGACTTCAGCTACAACAGTCGTCAGGAAGTCATTACAGTGACGATGCCAGCCAATCTGAAGCTGCGCTGGGCCAAGCAGGGAGACTATGTGGTGACGGATGAAATCAAAGGCAAGCAGCGGGTGTTAAAAGCAGTTCTAAAAAACTATCGGGGACGGCAACCTGAGCCGGGAATGACCAGTCCTATCGATGTCAGTCCTTTCTTTCTGGTCACCAATTTGGATCGGTGGGAAGATCTGGGGGCAATTTACTGGCGGCAGTCCCATGACAAGGTTCAGGTCACCCCTGAAATCAAAGTCCTGGCCGATCGGATCGTCGGGTCTAAAACAGGCATCGAAGCCGCACGGGCCATCTATAACTGGGTCACCCAGAACATTCAGTACACAGCGGTTTATCTGGATGAGGATGCCGGATGGGTGCCTCACCCGGTATCGGAGATCCTCAAAAATGGCTATGGGGACTGCAAAGATCATGTGGCCTTGATGCAGGCTCTGCTCCAGGCGAAGGGGATGGAAGCAGTGCCCGTCCTTATCGATCTGGGCAATCAGTACAGTATTCCCCCACTCCCCATCAGTCAGTTTAATCATGCGATCATTTATCTGCCCCAATTCCAGCTCTTTGCCGATCCGACCGATCGGTATGCCGCCTTTGGAGAATTGAGTCAGCCTCTGAGGAGCAAATTTGTCGTCCTGGCTACAGAGAAAGGCGCAACAGCCTTTACCCCTGCCTCCCAACCGCAACAGAACCGATATTTGTTCAATGGTATTGTCACCCTGAATCCAGATGGCACGATTCTGGGGCAGGCCCAGATTCAGGTTGTGGGTCAGGAGAGCAGCGATACCCGTGAATTGTTGACCAGCGATACCCCAGAACAACTAGCAGATGACATCCTGGCAGCTACCCCAGAAGGGGGCTACGGTTCCCTCCAGGCCAGTGACCTGAATAACTTGAATCAACCGATCCAGATTCGGGCCAACTGGACCAGCCCCTTAGCCATTGAGCTGGGTCCGCAGATCTACTTCCCAGTGCCAGAAGGATTAAATATCTCCCTACCTCAGGGATTCCGCAATTACATCAGTTACAGCGATCGACTCTATTCCCTGATGGTGGGCGCAGCCACAATGGAGTGGAATTACAGGATTCGTCTGCCTCAGGGCTATCAAGTGGGGCGACTGCCCACGGAGGTGAATTTCCAAAATGGGGCGGGAACCTACCAAAGTCGCTACCAGTGGGATGGAGAGGCGATCGTCGTGCAGCGGCAGTTAATCCTGAACAAGGATGTCTACCCAGCACAGGAATATCCAGAGTTTAAGGCATTGATTTATAAACCAATCAATGATTTTCGATCGGTCATTGTGCTGGACCGGCGGTAA
- a CDS encoding DNA polymerase III subunit gamma/tau, with amino-acid sequence MPDPRCYDRATENHLLSSIVTYEPLHHKYRPQTFAELVGQEAIAATLTNALRQQKIAPAYLFTGARGTGKTSSARILAKSLNCLASPVPTEQPCGVCEVCLAITKGNALDVIEIDAASNTGVDNIRELIERAQFAPVQCRYKVYAIDECHMLSNASFNALLKTLEEPPDRVVFVLATTDPQRVLPTIISRCQRFDFRRIELQAMVNHLTEIATQESIDIHPDALQLVAQVAQGGLRDAESLLDQLSLLAGQVTVERVWDLVGAVPERDLLALAIAIAHHDPIPVLEHTRHLLDCGREPIIVLQNLVSFYRDLMIAKTAPDRKDLVAVTDPTWEQMGHLAQALDLSTILATQEHLRTNEGQLKHSTQPRLWLEVILVGALSLEARSAPAPQSVNLRQSPPPEVRSAPSSTPVPSTPVEKPPVVSSPVAARSTPATATGQPAIPPQSGDLLQIWQGVLDRIPPITKGLLKGHGHLLAVTGNEARIGVPQTLMTKAQKQQERIEKGFAEVLNRPIKVKLEVYVPEEAQSPGNGAPTASMVGPIVSSDPTPPKLRQSPAPTPPPQIPTDTSPPPPSWEEDEVTRAAKNLAYLFNGQIVDLDGDISPMSKDSDRSTSNPLAAGADGTVEDDEDDVPF; translated from the coding sequence TTGCCAGATCCCAGGTGCTACGATCGAGCCACAGAAAACCATTTGCTCTCCAGCATTGTGACCTACGAACCGCTCCACCATAAATATCGCCCCCAGACTTTTGCTGAATTAGTGGGGCAGGAAGCGATCGCGGCCACCCTCACCAATGCTCTGCGACAGCAGAAAATCGCCCCTGCCTATCTGTTCACTGGAGCTAGAGGCACCGGCAAAACCTCCAGTGCCCGCATTCTGGCCAAGTCCCTCAACTGTCTGGCCAGTCCAGTGCCCACAGAACAGCCCTGCGGGGTCTGTGAGGTCTGTCTGGCGATCACGAAGGGCAATGCCCTGGACGTGATCGAGATTGATGCCGCCAGTAATACTGGTGTAGACAACATTCGGGAACTGATCGAACGGGCTCAGTTTGCCCCGGTGCAATGTCGCTACAAGGTCTACGCGATTGATGAGTGTCATATGCTCAGCAATGCCTCTTTCAATGCTCTCTTGAAGACCCTGGAGGAGCCACCCGATCGGGTCGTGTTCGTGCTGGCTACCACTGACCCCCAGCGGGTACTGCCCACGATTATCTCCCGCTGTCAGCGCTTCGACTTCCGGCGGATTGAGTTGCAGGCAATGGTTAACCATCTGACGGAGATTGCCACCCAAGAGTCAATCGACATTCATCCCGATGCCTTACAACTGGTGGCCCAAGTGGCTCAGGGGGGCTTACGGGATGCGGAGAGTCTGCTGGATCAGCTCAGTTTGCTGGCCGGTCAGGTGACGGTGGAGCGGGTCTGGGATCTGGTCGGGGCCGTGCCCGAACGGGATTTGCTGGCCCTAGCCATTGCGATCGCCCACCATGACCCCATCCCTGTCCTGGAACACACCCGTCACCTGCTGGACTGTGGTCGAGAACCAATCATTGTCTTGCAGAATCTGGTGAGTTTTTATCGGGATTTGATGATTGCCAAAACCGCCCCTGATCGCAAAGATTTGGTTGCGGTTACCGATCCCACCTGGGAGCAGATGGGGCACCTGGCTCAGGCCCTTGATCTCTCGACGATTCTGGCCACCCAGGAGCATCTGCGGACCAATGAAGGGCAGTTGAAACACTCCACCCAGCCCCGGCTCTGGCTAGAGGTGATTCTGGTGGGGGCATTATCCCTCGAAGCCCGATCGGCCCCTGCCCCCCAATCCGTCAATCTGCGTCAGAGTCCTCCCCCGGAAGTCCGTTCTGCTCCTTCATCAACGCCGGTGCCTTCGACCCCAGTAGAAAAGCCGCCGGTGGTCAGTTCTCCCGTGGCTGCTCGATCGACGCCAGCAACTGCCACCGGCCAACCAGCTATACCCCCTCAGTCCGGTGATCTGCTCCAGATTTGGCAGGGAGTGCTGGATCGGATCCCGCCCATCACCAAGGGCTTGCTCAAAGGGCATGGTCACCTCCTGGCTGTCACGGGCAATGAGGCCCGCATTGGAGTGCCCCAGACCCTGATGACAAAAGCCCAGAAACAGCAGGAACGGATTGAAAAGGGGTTCGCTGAAGTCCTGAACCGCCCGATTAAGGTCAAGCTGGAAGTGTATGTCCCAGAAGAGGCCCAATCCCCAGGCAACGGGGCTCCGACTGCATCCATGGTGGGTCCAATCGTATCTTCAGACCCAACTCCTCCAAAGCTCCGCCAGTCTCCTGCTCCGACTCCGCCGCCCCAAATCCCAACCGATACTTCCCCACCCCCTCCATCGTGGGAGGAAGATGAAGTAACACGGGCAGCCAAGAACCTGGCTTATCTGTTCAACGGCCAGATTGTGGATCTGGATGGGGATATCAGCCCGATGAGCAAGGACAGCGATCGCTCCACGTCCAATCCCCTCGCAGCGGGTGCAGACGGTACAGTTGAGGATGACGAGGATGACGTTCCCTTTTAG